A window of Nicotiana sylvestris chromosome 8, ASM39365v2, whole genome shotgun sequence genomic DNA:
tgaattccatcgtgattcgaggtatagccccgagttatgggcgtgtgaaggatcttttcatgtttcccaattgatagtgaagtaaatttcatgttgtggtatgagttcagactcaggaaggctaagtgactgcgtatagtttatgacggtggaaggtatacagaaaagTTAATTGaaggcaaaacaggtgggttatctcctgcaatagtgttctgaggttgtgcgATCCTTTTGTGACTATTAGAAGATCCCATGTGCAAGTTAAAtgtaagtgttgaaatttgaattttgagtcGCTTAAGAGAATGGGCTTAACTATTGCGATGATGAGTGCGAGATTTGtcgaagatttaaagtactagataatctgtgttttcacaagcttacaaaggatttgagtttaatctcactatggtattgtggcatcaatagagtataagtgttatgagttattgagtgtatttcgatctatggcttcgagccaaatGGGGGAGTTTGGTGAGAGTAGTTGATTGccggttaggtgctatgttggttccagtttgaggcgtgcgggtgaatcagttatggattgcggaaattgagaccgaggatggctctagtaaaggaaaattttgacaaaggttatattatgcttcatggGGTAAGGAAATCATGGGATGTcttaagttgttgttggtaaagaatgctcggtgcatagagcagaaAGTTGTTTGGTTGTATTGTGATGAGGATTTCATTCTGCGGTGTTggagtgccaatgaggcacgggtggttctgttCGTTGGGTCCGGTAAATTACAGTTTGAATAAGAGTGAATGACTTgcaagaatggttctaatgtgttcaagagtCTACATACATCAATTGAGTGTTCTAAAGGTGCATATGTGGTTAGAAACTGAGTTTCATTGGAaaatgtcaagacttgtggtatttctattttaattatgcgattctatgtatcagtatcaggaaagtaaAGGGAATGGAGTTACATTCGCAGAAagttcttcagagtaaagtattctgcaatgtggtgtttctgggaatatttgagagagtattcagtggcttatgggtcttagatagtgtggttttatgcttgggtctcgtgtggtaagccTAGGTTGAGGcattgtggtgctacaacaaaaGGGAATGTCCAGTTGAAGGTGAATCAGAAgaaaatttagatagatggagtaGCTTGATAGTAGCACGGaccggtatggtaaggatatgattaattccttgtgtgtgttcgaggtgaTGACTTCTTACAGGTATTTTGCAGCATTGCTCTTAGGTTGTGATGACTTGCTTAGCTgagtcgagttagaaggattcagttctAGCAGGtttgatttgtgcaaagggaactcggagagttcattatggtttttctttttttttaccgcggtttggagatgtatattttctatggacaTGTGGAGCATGGggtgtatagtgatttttcttctagatgcgaccaatggaaagttcttgactggTTGAGTGCGTAGATgtctgtggctcggaagggagatgaagttctcatattaTCTTGGGATGGTATGGTGTATGTGGTATATTGTGGAGGATCGAGacttgcgtgtgtaaggttacattTCAGTgctgaaaggaagttcataaaactcttaggcaaCGGGTAGCCTCagataattaaggaaatgatatttctaattggaagtgatttgacaatAGTATATGTTCagaaaaagggcaatgtgattaagttgatggcactttGGTAGTATTGCGGAACTTTCTAGCtagatcgactactgatattcgagtttgcttggtggtacAGAAGAATTTTTGAGTATCTCTCGtgaaatgattgggtatttgaggtgtggcATGGATTCAGACGGCgaaattgggatcggatatggtgattcatgtgccgtGTGGATTTGGAGACGGAAGTTCCCagattcaggctatgttgtgggtGTAGATCGTGTGTAttggcactgtttagtgactatcgggatttggaggcccgagtggatctttcgttgcttggtatgttagatatTGGATGTGATACTAGGgtttagactggttgtctccgtgttgggTTATTCTAGACTATTGCGATACGGGCTATCccggaaatgccacgggttgagtggcgaggtgcgtTGGAGTATGTCCTActagagtggttttatatttcgaagacccagcggacggctgggaaggatttgtctttcttatttgggctctTGTGATGGGCACCAGTGCTGAGGCTTCTCATATTGATTCAACTCCTGTGGTGAgagacttttcggatgtgtttcttgtggtcaGGCATGTCTcagggcaaggttgttgatttcggtattgatttggtgccgggcatcGTATTGTATGGCATCAGCAGAGTTAAGGAGTTTAGGGAACAACTTCAGGATTTCCGTGATAAAGAGTTCAATGGTAGGCCTATGGGGATGTGTGTTCtagcttgagtcggcttggttggccccgaattgtattgttgagagataggttgattcgaccgttattgagcttattagtgatctggggagatctatgagatTACCTTTATATGTTGCGAGACATTATGATttattggttatgggcacatatggtgcagttcATTTGGGGTCTTATAGTGGAAGTCGAGTGGGAAGAGTAATTGGGTATTGCTCGATGAATGgagtatcggttatgtcctatcgggtgtgcgtggtatatgttatttgtttcaccgtgggtATGATGATGTGCTTTGGTTCCAGGCATCAAGTTGTGCATGGTGGTTGCTTTTGAGCGTAgtaacttgaggtgtttcatgtggagcgGTGTTTGTTAGGATAGCACATTTCAGCGAAGCTttgtggagatatgaccttgtaggttagattcatgtgttctatttctatgatgagagataggttctcagccttgtgttgtgatggtactggtgagcttgagggaTAGCTCTTTCATTTGGGttattttcatgaattgagtatgttcggaccgttgcttattggtgtgcgtATTATGCTAGTTATGGCTTAGGCCTCTATTAATGTGTCATGTTACCTGcgtggtgtgttggattagagaagatcgttgggatcattaatgaatacgaacgaaTCTAATTTCAGcttgttggaaggataatattgaggTTCGACTCGGAAATTGCTATGGAATTTGCCAAAGGAGGAatagcttcatgaatggttgacctGAGAAATGGTCGTGGTTTATCGGGTATTTCATCTATCGttagcagtatatgaaagtgttggaatgagactttagttgataagaggtgtTCTACCAATATTCGGGTGTTGTGGGCAGCtgttgtgaatagaagttatagctacgagtgtttgagtcatgtggtatatcatgggatGCTTGAGGTTGCAGGCGTGgattattacagctggttcgggtttattcagagtataggtgtgaggttttgatcgtattgatggtttcagaagtggaaatgtggttctatggcttaTGGGCCCGactggattgtgaaattttagttactATGTGTTaacggacctatatgagataggatGACGTGGGATCCCCCCCAGGTATATATATGATAAGGTTATTCAGCgcttggttggcttttagaacaactctgggcacgttcgaggatgaacatatgtttaagtgggggaggatgtaacgacccgaccgatcgtttttagattttgcactttgatcgccagttctcaggcatgacttgcccgtgcgatgtattatgactgatgtagatcattggttttggttttcacagaaatcggaatgaatttggaagaaagtTCTCAGTTGTAGCTtgaaatttaaaaggtttgaccaagatttgacttatttgtatatgagctcggattggaatttttatgatttggttagctgcattgggtgatttgggacataggagcgtgatcggaatgcattttggaagtccgtggaaggtttaggcttgaattggcaaaattgagatttcggcatttttcggtcgataggtgagattttgatataggggtcagaatgaaattccgagagttgcagcagttttgttatatcatttgggacgtgtgtgtaTACTTTCATGtgattcggacatggtttggttgggtttttgatcgaaagcgtatttcagaagtttttggaaagcttaggcttgaattcgatgagtttttggtaatttgatgttgtttgaggtgttttgatgattggatcaagttcgaataaggttttaggatgtgttggtgcttttggttgaggtcccataggcctcgggtgagtttcgggtggtcattcGAACCATTTTTGGAGTTTGAAAGTTGCAGAAATAGCAggttcagtgttgcagagaattaCCTCTTCGCGTTTGCGTGAGGAGCCTCGCGTTCTCATAGAAGGAATGGAGGAAGGCCAAAATTTAGCCCTCGTGTTCGCGTGAGAGGCTTTGCGTTCGTGGAAGGTTGGGAAGCTGTGCATCGCATTCGTGAGAAGGCACTCGCGATCGTGTAGAGGAAGTGAGTCACATGGTGTCCAAGGtaatttgtgcatcgcgttcgcgtacgGTTGTTCGCGTTTGCATAAGGTTATTTTATCTGGTCATCGCGTTCACATGGTGTTGGTCGCGTTAGCGTAGTGTATTTTTGAGGTCTTGAATAAtatctcttcgcgatcgcgataaAGGAACGGGCagagctgggcagaatgttttatgTCATTTCACCCGCaattttggggctcatttccccCATTGTTGATCATTATGAGAgtttttgaaggaaattgaagagggattcaaggagaaaagTTTGAAGGTAAGAATTTAGGACCTAAAACTCAATTCTATtatgaaatccacctagaaatccATGGAAACTAAGCTTAAAAATTGAAGagctagggcttgagaaatttgacctttgatttgggatttgaaagaccatttggggtcggatttgagaacttttgatatgtctGAACTCGTGGGgaaataaggaatctaatgatgtgaagaattctgagtttcgagaagttggcccggggctcgagttttggtGATTTAGAGATTTGTGCctgttattgattgttttcgcttgggctttgttcccttaggatattgtgatgtattcgttctgattttggatagattcgacgcgcgtagaggccaatttgaggggaaaggagtcgcgagctagagatttcgccggttcgaggtgagtaatgattgtaaatgatgtcctgagggtttgaaaccccggattacacatcgttgtgctatattgaggtaagacacgtgcttgatgatgagcgtggggtcgtttactattgaggattgtgatttggtccgtcccgattgatgtttttaccgcatatttgactgaaacctgtttgttatcatcatggtttgggctgattgccatatttgggcttcatgccaactaatttgaaccctccagggatttttatcactatttcttcACTGTATtgattattacttgaactcagtccagTTGTTTCCTACTATTTGataactcagccacttttactcagttttgagacttaaatgatatttctaaatgatgttttgggttgagaactactgttttacttaTGCCTGAGgtgcttgtgatgattttcggattGAGTGAAGCCGAgagccatatgtgaggatatgttaagtgatatgaggctgagggcttgagatatttttatatgccacgaggtggcttgatatagcacttgggccgtaaagggcccctccggagtctgtacccccacagtgagcgcgggtacccaatgagatttgagagtgagcccgaggggctgatattattctgagagtgagcccgaggggctgatattattctgagagtgagcccaaggggctgatattgttctgagagtgagcccgaggggctggtactattctgagagattgcccgaggggtgaacctttatgtgttcatcttttatacttacttgtcattttacctgttatacTGTGGTATTTATGCCCGAGGGTTGGATGTTCTGTGCTTATCGGCACTAACtggtttgcattcatttgcgtactgttgaaaaagtcattttcaaaaagaggtttaaactgagctaagatgtttctaAAGATATCACAGCTTCATTACTTTTCTCAaaggttttacactgcttctatacatCATGTTGATTgcattacgtgatttcttactgctcagttgttatttacctttactagtcactaagttggagtactaactttactctctgcaccttgtgtgcagatgcaaGTATTTATTCACCCGGTATCGGGTTTTGGGCTGATCGGAGGCTGAGTCAGCAAGGTGGCTGCCAGCGTTCGCAAcaccatttttttcttctttttctttcatcaGTCTTGCTTTGTACGTTTCAGacattgtagttgtatttatactctaatagatgctcgtgacttgtgacaccctggtttgggctgtgttgggatGGTTTCTTCTATTGTTATCTATATTTTCGCGAATTATTGCTATTAAATCATGCTTTAAACTGCTTTATAGTAATTAACTGCTTAAAGAAGTGTACTGTGTtggactggctggccttgtcttcacaagaggtgccatcacgaccgggttcggggtaaGGGTCGTGACAAaggcgtaagaagacatttaaatacagttcaagtaatatcaaagcggtaaatgacaattagcacattaagtccataaaatacagtaatatcacaataaataaagccaagtaaaaattcACAATAACAAGCTCGAAtacttgaaccctgaaccagagattctgggttcgatccccagcagattctccagagctgtcacaccaccTTTTTATACCCCGAGggggtatatgggagtttttcaATTAATGTGACATTAATCGAAGTGGAATTAATTTATCAtaatcgccacttggaataaattatttggtgtcccaagtcaccggtgatttttgaatcccaaatcgaggaaagttttgactttatttaaaagtctgcgaatcagaaattctagataaggaattctgttagccgggagaaggttttaggcattctcaggttccgtggttctagcatggtcgcttagagatttatatttggcttaaattgtctaattacttattttcgAACCTATGTGTATTTACCATTTTACctcttttaatcacttgatttattcgtaattaatgaattgagttacgcgtacgtatactcatttcctttggcgcatcaaaaatcatgtcacgcgaacgtgtccacgattATTAACGCTAtctttattttattaagaaaaaagtttggctgaagttgcgcgaacacatccctcgagttactttttTATAATTAAATTCGCAATTATGTTACGTGAATATATACATAATCACAACAATAGTTTATGTCGAGGCTAAAGCAAACTACGCGTGTTTACGATTATTTAATATCTAAGTTAATACTAATGTGAGAGCCATAGCTTTATggatttttatttgtttatggcacacctcgatttattttgaaaatcataactatgtcacgcgatcgtgtacacaatcacgatgatagattacgtcgtgcctaaagcaagctacgatgttcattaattatttttcctaaagctaatttgagattattatgaggccaaatttatgaacaagatattgTTGAGGGTAGATGGATTAGCTATTTGGCTCaaattctttttcctttgttaGTCAAAACCCAAATCATTCTATACCAGCTAATTTGAACCAATTGCCAAACCTTTACGGtccaaaacaaataaaatatttGGTAGTTACATGATTAATTCAACTTATGCCTCCAAATATAAAATGAAATATACAAATCAAAGGAAGGAACAACTACCGGAACATAGGAACAAATAGAACCTTTGGGCGAGAGCAACTAGAGCAAACATActattaagaaagaaaaaaaaattggatcTTTTATTGATAAATGTCTAACCCATAGTCACAATAGTAAGATCGAGTTTCAACTGCGAAACGGAGAGCAACAAAAATATTTCAATTGACACCACTGACCGGAGCTCGAACGCAAATCCAAACAACTCCAGCGATAAATTCTTTCAATATCAAAAGACTGAAAGAGTAGTATTCCAATACCCAAGAATGCCAAAACAACTATCTTTTGTTCATAACCATctgaaatatttttgtatatgttTTATGAATCTAAAAAACTGAACCGAAAATCAAAGGTTTCGTTTGTTCCCTTCTTTTCGTTTCTCCTTTTGCCGTTTCCTCTTTGTGTACGTATTTTggtttgcttttttttttaattctcaaaATCCCAACTCGAGATCTACATACACAAGCACACATTACATGTCCCAGAAAAATGATTGGAAATGTCGTTTCTTGTTTTTCGTTTTTTGGAAAAATCCATATGGGGCATCTGTATTATGTTGTATATGAAGGTTGAGGTGGGTTAATGCAAATGGTAGTGGTGATCGTTCATTTTTCTAATTGTGGTGGTCTGCCTTTTTTGTTGTTGTCTCGGTCTTAGCTAGGTCTTTTTAGGTCCAGCTTTATTTtataggggtaggaattaggttaggtcaaatcGAGAATGGGTATGGGCTCAATGTTTTGGGCTTGAAGGGATTAGGGTAATGAATTTGGGATAATTAACTTTGGAGTGGGAAGataaaatcaatttttttttctatttttctttttctttgattttaaaaatctaataaaatcctaaattaatcctaaatcaatctaatTTGTAAAATTATAATTGTTTATCTATTAAagcaactaattaacttaaaatctAATAAAACACTACTTTCTAAAGActaaaatctaaatatgtaaTAATgaccatttttgtaattttttcataataaaattaattcctacatgcaaattggACCTAAGATGTcatgaaattaaaacgtgacatttttatgatttttctatgattttaaaatattaaaaattcatgaaatgcaactaaataaagaaaaacttctaaaatcccttaaaatcatttttggtttatttttaggaGTCATTTTCATGtcgggcaaaaattaggtgctcacagccatttcacttgccatgttgaatccattcaaGACTCGAGAGGCATGTAAGATTTGGTCAAGCATCCCGACCTGCTCCACGACCCTTGATCTGATTATatttgctgagctacctggattcacgagaacacgtttaacttgaactttatttaaaaggatagaaaaTACCAGTGCATAGTTGTGAGGAGATAAGGCCTTGATGTCTTCCTCACTGAATGTGAGGGTGTCCTCGGGCATGTAGTCCCGATTCTGCTTCTCCCTTGTGATAGATACTTTGGAATGTTTGAATATTGGTCCCCGTTGGACGTTGACTCCTCCAATGATCCTATGCATGACATGTTGAGGTTCTTCGGGCTCACTCTTTCTATTTGCATCTCTTTCTCGGAAATGGTTCTTTGCCCGGTCGCTGAGCAATTCACGAAGATGCCCCTCATTTAATAACCGAGCTATCTCCTCTCTAAGCTGCCTGCAATCCTCGGTCATATGCCCATTAGTActatgatacttgcacatcaagttgAGGTTCCCCTGAGAAGGATCGGTCTGTATAGGCTTGGGCCATCTAGTATCTCTAATTTTGCCAATAGCTAAGATGATACTCGAGGCATTGGAGATGAAGTTGTACTCCGATAATCGGGGCCCCTCTGCCGGTCCCAAGTGCCTATAAAACTTGGTTTTGCTCATGATTCCTCGggaactttgacctcgatcaGCTCTTCGATCATTCCGAGGTATGTTACGCCTTGAAATGTTCCTTCGATCATCGACGTATGGATGATATCTTTCCTTATTCGATCTTGACCCCTTGTCTACATTTTCTGACTCCTTTGCTAGTAACCTTCTTTGAAAAACTGAGCcagagggggctcccaactg
This region includes:
- the LOC138875485 gene encoding uncharacterized protein, which codes for MTWEDVHNSYQSKTRVEDEQLGAPSGSVFQRRLLAKESENVDKGSRSNKERYHPYVDDRRNISRRNIPRNDRRADRGQSSRGIMSKTKFYRHLGPAEGPRLSEYNFISNASSIILAIGKIRDTRWPKPIQTDPSQGNLNLMCKYHSTNGHMTEDCRQLREEIARLLNEGHLRELLSDRAKNHFRERDANRKSEPEEPQHVMHRIIGGVNVQRGPIFKHSKVSITREKQNRDYMPEDTLTFSEEDIKALSPHNYALVFSILLNKVQVKRVLVNPGSSANIIRSRVVEQVGMLDQILHASRVLNGFNMASEMAVST